One genomic segment of Marinitoga piezophila KA3 includes these proteins:
- a CDS encoding metallophosphoesterase, with the protein MEVATYEFETDYIDILPIGDLHLGSETSDFNKIIKALEQEKNAKIIFLGDLIDNAIANSLGDVYSQRDNPHETIQQVNALFNAFRERILGVVGGNHERRTWRKVGVDPIALLCEEKGIPYSDDLMVVDINLKQKGKKLRGSKNRINYKIACHHGSSGGRFPERSMRQHRYFFDVITGIDIYLAGHTHIPEMHKFSIFEYDSKNKKIRKKDVVGVTVPAWNDEKYAVQKLLAPTARGIFRIRLYTEKNHKVEVLAR; encoded by the coding sequence TTGGAAGTAGCAACATACGAATTTGAAACAGATTATATTGACATTTTGCCAATAGGAGATTTACATTTAGGAAGTGAAACTTCAGATTTTAACAAAATAATTAAAGCATTAGAGCAAGAAAAGAATGCAAAAATAATTTTTCTTGGTGATTTAATTGACAATGCTATTGCAAATTCTTTGGGTGATGTGTATTCACAAAGAGATAACCCACATGAAACTATCCAACAGGTAAATGCATTATTTAATGCTTTTAGAGAAAGAATTTTGGGAGTTGTTGGTGGTAATCACGAAAGGCGAACATGGAGAAAAGTGGGAGTTGATCCAATTGCATTATTATGTGAAGAAAAAGGTATTCCATATAGCGATGATCTTATGGTTGTTGATATTAATTTAAAACAAAAAGGGAAAAAACTTAGAGGAAGCAAGAATAGAATAAACTACAAAATAGCCTGTCATCATGGTTCAAGCGGTGGAAGATTTCCAGAAAGAAGCATGAGACAGCATAGATATTTTTTTGATGTTATTACTGGCATTGATATTTATTTAGCTGGTCATACACATATTCCAGAAATGCATAAGTTTTCCATTTTTGAGTATGATTCCAAGAACAAAAAGATACGAAAAAAAGACGTGGTGGGTGTAACTGTTCCAGCATGGAATGATGAAAAATATGCGGTGCAGAAATTACTTGCACCAACAGCAAGAGGAATATTTAGAATACGTCTTTATACAGAAAAAAATCATAAAGTTGAAGTTTTGGCGAGGTGA
- a CDS encoding phage tail tube protein, translating to MSYTGAKSSVLLGIESSFATEATLKYKLPFKSESLNHKIETAKSEALLGIRGTKSLAPTKEGAEGSLELEAYPTSAGLAFYLALGKAALVDPDGTADSGDEYTKITPIDLNSDIPSATVQVDHSGQKMKYLGMKVNSLKFSGAVGSIPSISLDLVGKEEVVGAGTEGTIVDVDDQPFFFKELTLYTDDFQTTTDLYSSIELNIGNNLDADDYRLDGTGKRKTLEAGNLEITGSLDIIFDASVVSGEYSKFKNFQDGAIGIKLEKATGEKLTIYLPRINFSEMTHDIGGAEKIMFKANFTALIPDTGDVIEVSDYQNTTGTY from the coding sequence ATGAGTTATACAGGTGCAAAAAGTAGCGTATTGTTAGGAATAGAGAGTTCGTTCGCAACTGAAGCAACGTTGAAATATAAGTTGCCTTTCAAATCAGAAAGTTTGAATCACAAAATTGAAACAGCAAAATCCGAGGCATTGCTTGGAATTAGAGGAACAAAATCACTTGCTCCTACGAAAGAAGGTGCAGAAGGCTCTCTTGAATTAGAAGCTTATCCAACATCTGCAGGATTGGCATTTTACCTTGCCTTAGGTAAAGCAGCATTAGTGGATCCTGACGGAACAGCTGATAGTGGTGATGAATATACGAAAATTACACCTATTGATTTAAATTCAGATATACCTTCTGCAACAGTTCAAGTGGATCATTCAGGACAAAAAATGAAATATTTAGGAATGAAAGTAAATTCATTAAAATTCTCAGGAGCAGTTGGTTCAATACCTTCAATCAGTTTAGATTTAGTAGGTAAAGAGGAAGTAGTAGGAGCTGGAACAGAAGGAACAATAGTTGATGTAGATGATCAACCATTTTTCTTTAAAGAATTAACTCTATACACAGATGATTTTCAAACAACAACCGATCTTTATTCAAGTATTGAGCTAAATATAGGTAATAACTTAGATGCAGACGATTACAGACTTGATGGAACAGGGAAAAGAAAAACATTAGAAGCAGGTAATTTAGAAATAACAGGAAGTTTAGATATTATCTTTGATGCTTCTGTTGTTAGTGGTGAATACAGTAAATTTAAAAACTTCCAGGACGGAGCAATAGGTATTAAATTAGAAAAAGCAACAGGAGAAAAATTAACAATATATCTTCCAAGAATCAATTTCTCAGAAATGACACACGATATTGGAGGAGCAGAAAAAATAATGTTCAAAGCAAACTTTACAGCTTTAATTCCTGATACTGGTGATGTAATTGAAGTTTCTGATTATCAAAATACAACTGGAACATATTAA
- a CDS encoding phage holin, LLH family has translation MEEVLLKTIVYVAVGVVYILVNSLLKSKKLESEVKTIRKVIKHAVEYVEQVSKIEDLHGNQKKQYAKTVAKNMLKDLHINVSDGIIDTIIESMVFYMNLEKGDESNELE, from the coding sequence GTGGAAGAAGTTTTATTAAAAACTATTGTGTATGTAGCTGTTGGTGTTGTGTATATCCTTGTAAATTCGTTATTGAAATCCAAAAAACTTGAAAGCGAAGTTAAAACTATAAGGAAGGTAATAAAACATGCAGTTGAATATGTAGAGCAAGTATCGAAAATTGAAGACTTACACGGAAATCAAAAAAAGCAATATGCAAAAACTGTTGCTAAAAACATGCTGAAAGATTTACACATTAACGTTTCTGATGGAATAATAGACACAATAATTGAAAGCATGGTCTTTTATATGAATTTAGAGAAAGGAGATGAAAGTAATGAACTTGAATGA
- a CDS encoding DUF4355 domain-containing protein: MKGKDLDFNFDLQLFAENGEGGENGTEPQNNPTNENGQNNEPTQEPEKNTEIEALKTQISELTKIIEELKSNKKTETEPGKNDENDETNPMSEIEKLKAELAKKDLIYQTEKLLMKEGFAEYADSLMPIVMKDDVKTTEKNIKTLKTVIEKLTQAKIEDLKKGKGFKGTGTDSMEHLESEIESILSVDKTGAPKIEDFWK, translated from the coding sequence GTGAAAGGTAAAGATTTAGATTTTAACTTTGATTTGCAGTTGTTTGCAGAAAATGGTGAAGGAGGTGAAAATGGAACAGAACCACAGAATAATCCCACAAACGAAAATGGACAAAACAATGAACCTACACAAGAACCAGAAAAAAATACAGAAATTGAAGCGTTGAAAACACAGATTTCTGAATTAACTAAGATTATTGAGGAATTAAAATCGAACAAAAAAACTGAAACTGAACCCGGCAAAAATGATGAAAATGATGAAACTAATCCTATGAGTGAAATCGAAAAGTTGAAAGCAGAATTGGCCAAAAAAGATTTAATCTATCAAACTGAAAAATTATTAATGAAAGAAGGATTTGCAGAGTATGCAGATTCGCTAATGCCAATAGTTATGAAAGATGACGTGAAAACTACAGAAAAGAATATAAAAACACTTAAAACTGTAATTGAAAAATTGACTCAAGCTAAAATAGAAGATTTAAAAAAAGGCAAAGGATTTAAAGGAACTGGAACAGACAGCATGGAACATTTAGAATCTGAAATAGAAAGTATTTTAAGTGTTGATAAAACAGGAGCGCCTAAAATAGAAGATTTTTGGAAATAA
- a CDS encoding major capsid protein, with protein MKTITNLLDSKTFLNYMLNRPDRKFLGDAIFPRKKIDTLSFEWVKGANNLPVMARVQPFGAEAAIMGRDGVSTVSGKIPVIKIKRSLDEEEYIKLKKFQKRGYDIPESTIRKIFDDVTAVFDSVENKIEYLRMQALCKGQLDFTNDGFQYSIDYLMPSENKPTVATLWSDTTNSDPENDIYTWVSMVIEKGGPQPTKAVTSLKVVNYLLRNVNLRKAIFGVNSDRLLDLRTLNSYFTSKGLPALTHYDLQARDLSGNTVRFFDEDKFVLLPGNGVAGDTLVGPTAEALLEDAGKKKKELKGITVVQWESTEPVTLWTKAAAAQIPSMPYADYTVSATVI; from the coding sequence ATGAAAACTATTACAAATCTTTTGGATTCAAAAACATTTTTAAATTACATGTTGAATAGACCTGACAGAAAATTCTTAGGTGATGCCATTTTCCCAAGAAAAAAGATTGATACATTATCTTTTGAATGGGTTAAAGGTGCAAATAATCTTCCGGTAATGGCCAGAGTTCAACCATTTGGTGCTGAAGCTGCTATTATGGGAAGAGATGGAGTATCAACAGTTTCAGGAAAAATTCCAGTTATAAAAATTAAAAGAAGTCTTGATGAAGAAGAGTATATTAAATTAAAAAAATTCCAAAAAAGAGGATATGACATTCCAGAAAGTACAATAAGAAAGATTTTTGATGACGTAACTGCTGTATTTGATAGTGTTGAAAACAAAATTGAATATTTAAGAATGCAAGCATTATGTAAAGGACAACTTGATTTTACAAATGATGGTTTTCAATACTCAATAGATTATCTCATGCCTTCTGAAAACAAACCAACTGTTGCAACTCTTTGGAGCGATACCACAAATTCAGATCCAGAAAATGATATTTACACATGGGTATCAATGGTCATTGAAAAAGGAGGACCTCAACCAACAAAAGCTGTAACCTCTTTAAAAGTTGTAAATTACTTATTGAGAAACGTAAATTTAAGGAAAGCAATATTTGGTGTAAATTCAGACAGATTGCTTGATTTAAGAACATTGAACTCTTACTTTACTTCAAAAGGATTACCAGCATTAACTCACTACGATTTACAAGCACGAGATTTGAGTGGAAATACAGTAAGATTCTTTGATGAAGATAAATTCGTATTGCTTCCTGGAAATGGAGTAGCAGGAGATACACTCGTTGGTCCAACAGCCGAAGCATTATTAGAAGATGCAGGTAAGAAGAAAAAAGAACTTAAAGGTATAACAGTTGTACAATGGGAATCAACAGAACCAGTTACATTATGGACAAAAGCTGCAGCTGCTCAAATTCCTTCTATGCCATATGCTGATTATACAGTAAGTGCTACAGTTATTTAA
- a CDS encoding head decoration protein produces the protein MLNQKDYAGSVAFLVSDHFVMLGCVIDSSTVTADSDGDKILKAGTVLGKITASGKFGPYDSTASDGRQTAVGILVHDVDVTKEDEMANYVIHGVVQESKLTGIDATAKTQLSHIIFI, from the coding sequence ATGCTTAATCAAAAAGATTATGCAGGTAGTGTAGCATTTTTGGTAAGTGATCATTTTGTAATGTTAGGTTGTGTAATTGATTCTTCAACAGTAACTGCCGATTCAGATGGAGATAAAATCTTAAAAGCTGGAACAGTCTTAGGAAAAATAACTGCAAGTGGAAAATTTGGACCATATGATTCTACTGCAAGTGATGGAAGACAAACAGCAGTTGGTATTTTAGTACATGATGTAGATGTGACTAAAGAAGATGAAATGGCCAATTACGTAATTCACGGTGTTGTTCAAGAATCAAAACTTACAGGTATTGATGCCACAGCAAAAACACAATTATCACATATTATCTTTATATAA
- a CDS encoding DUF6706 family protein — protein MTNLERIRIELRDSNGKVFSDSELEAWLSDHGLNKDDLYTAENKISLMLAVRDALRQLLRDWDSAKTTTRGDYQESYSKTSLIREIERITREYEWDLVIGEMSYED, from the coding sequence ATGACAAATCTGGAGAGAATAAGAATTGAATTAAGGGATTCAAATGGGAAGGTTTTCTCTGATTCAGAATTAGAAGCATGGCTTAGTGATCATGGATTAAATAAAGATGATTTATACACTGCAGAAAACAAAATATCTTTAATGCTTGCGGTTAGAGATGCTTTGAGACAACTGCTTAGGGATTGGGATTCGGCAAAAACAACAACGAGAGGTGATTATCAGGAGAGTTATTCAAAAACTTCATTGATACGTGAAATTGAAAGGATTACAAGAGAATATGAGTGGGATTTGGTTATTGGAGAGATGAGTTATGAAGATTGA
- a CDS encoding PBSX family phage terminase large subunit: MILRIKHPEKIFNDVYFKNLKNTYGTQIYFGGASSGKSYFILGQRTILDVLTSNRNFLIVRNVARTNRHSTFNEVLKGIANFNLTDYFKINKSEMTITAFNGNQILFAGLDDVEKLKSITPAKGVITDIIIEEATEIRYDAFKQLTKRLRGKSDVKKRITLMFNPIYQTHWIYKEFFQGWVDDKEEFINKGRDLYILKTTYRNNKFLTADDIERIESETDPYYRDVYIEGNWGILGNVIFRNWKVEDTSKYNFDRYINGLDFGFANDPAAFVRMSFDRKRNRLFILDEIYATGLDNEELAKLIKEKIGSELVTCDSAEPKSIQELRKYGVNARGAKKGKGSLETGYKFLQKLEIIIDPKCQNTINEFTVHKWKENKNGEALPIPEDKDNHAIDAIRYGIEDEIIENTYIEEEMEW, encoded by the coding sequence ATGATTCTGAGGATTAAACATCCTGAAAAGATATTTAATGATGTATATTTCAAAAACCTCAAAAATACTTATGGGACACAAATATATTTTGGTGGGGCTTCCTCTGGAAAGTCTTATTTTATTTTAGGTCAAAGAACTATATTGGATGTTTTAACCTCAAATAGAAATTTTCTTATTGTTAGAAATGTTGCAAGAACAAACAGACATTCTACATTTAATGAAGTCCTTAAAGGAATAGCAAATTTTAACTTAACAGATTACTTCAAAATAAATAAATCAGAAATGACAATTACAGCATTTAATGGAAATCAAATTTTATTTGCAGGACTTGATGATGTTGAAAAACTAAAATCAATTACACCAGCTAAAGGAGTAATTACAGATATTATTATCGAAGAAGCTACTGAAATAAGATACGATGCGTTTAAACAATTAACAAAGAGGCTAAGGGGTAAAAGTGATGTAAAGAAAAGAATTACCTTGATGTTTAATCCTATTTATCAAACACACTGGATTTACAAAGAATTTTTCCAAGGTTGGGTTGATGACAAAGAAGAATTCATTAACAAGGGAAGAGATTTGTATATATTAAAAACTACATATAGAAACAATAAATTTTTAACTGCTGATGATATTGAAAGAATAGAGAGCGAAACTGATCCGTATTATAGAGACGTTTATATTGAAGGTAACTGGGGAATATTAGGCAATGTTATTTTCAGAAACTGGAAGGTGGAAGATACTTCTAAGTATAATTTTGATAGATATATTAATGGGCTTGATTTTGGATTTGCTAATGATCCAGCTGCATTTGTAAGAATGAGTTTTGATAGGAAAAGAAATAGGCTGTTTATCCTGGATGAAATATATGCAACTGGACTGGACAATGAAGAATTAGCTAAATTAATCAAAGAAAAAATAGGTAGTGAATTAGTTACTTGTGATAGTGCAGAACCTAAATCTATACAAGAATTAAGAAAATACGGTGTAAATGCACGTGGGGCAAAAAAAGGAAAGGGAAGTTTAGAAACAGGATATAAATTCTTACAGAAATTAGAAATAATCATAGATCCAAAATGTCAGAATACAATAAATGAATTTACAGTACATAAGTGGAAAGAAAATAAAAATGGTGAAGCCTTACCTATCCCAGAAGATAAGGATAATCATGCTATTGATGCAATTAGATATGGTATTGAAGATGAGATTATAGAAAATACTTATATAGAAGAAGAAATGGAGTGGTGA
- a CDS encoding phage tail tape measure protein — protein MLNNTANLAIILSAIDKASPQINNVAKGFERIKQTAEQAKKAATIALSAISAAAGGATKTFIELERKISNVRTMSKMTFKEMERGLLNLSSKYGKSATDLADALYDIVSAGYDGAEAMQILESSIKGAVVGVSDIPTAVSATLTVLRSYGDEIKNADEVQKLMFAGVQKGRLTMQDLASNIGEVLPIAKSFGDSFKNALLTLSFGTQVFGGQADQTANRLQNLYQDLQQKSDAFEKLGIKIYDAQGKFLGLNKVMEQLYKLTAGKSTSETNAILNSLGVSDTAQEMILAIINNFEDYKATLEDVGNVDFESKLDEQLNTLSASWDKLKESTINVARIFGSSLAKNIKNIIDKTQKIVSGIGEWISKNKEFVASYTSTIVKILSATIGLLMIPKIIALIMSPITWLLVGVALLAGAWTLNWDGIRDKTKEVWGKIEPIFNAMKKWFNENQNKVVQWTWNILGNAWDWMKNNWEKIEPYIKNAFDLIIKAGEQLIKWTFDILGSGWNWLINNWDTISEYIKKAFSWLWNKGEQFLKWSFEITGKAWEWLKNTWKEIEPYIQNAFKYLWNKGNQFIEWGLKTSGDAWDYIKNNSLKDIIDDLKNSLNENIGTLKMNMSDETKGILNSITVLSKGVWATLKWDLNTFLDTYNLTIVPIINGLKEVIVYVKWQEATDNQQTINSIITGLSTSLGAKYLLKQGWVLSIAVGFTVGAMNFLSSGVRKDMQNLQKILQGEMSIKDIADKTGREYTQHLIDILMNEPNSIRGGILKNMLDLSKEEPSLINDFRMLGLSVGFAFADAFSTTVKEIINNLFGWITKKTEKYTPSIKEKATFVADRTAIHLSDTEQPFMSVGHIPKFATGAILDRNGFVYGPGTETSDSILARISKGEAIINAKSARKYRDLLIAINNDTLKLPGFAEGYVEQNLSYLSKFKDILPKQLKVILETTAKHSEDTEGYEKLVDSIVSLIKMNKDMDKQIGKLEDTLKKQINALNENTNTTKNNNKNNLGMGNLREIAEENLNPFRELIGKIILKLNDNKEIKTYYNFQKDQLGSLGKIFSGGFDILTGSIRNVGTLVADGIMKTSWAQNISNWIKSNAKSAGNAISGGLSSFGNAMGELGSQISLDPIYGPILDGLKNVFGGITGLLGDIFGPVIQAIMSLSNVVAILNPITTIVESLMTVVGPLINSALQPFVNILKALGQMLGTLLIPLLDPLFAGLQAIGAVLTWIYNSVIVPLGRGFYIIFGMIGSAFNLLYNIVSDVVKGLTFGVVDIGKRAVKSFGQIVREANEKVSEIDMNVEQNVENSYQSQYTSTVQRSGPEIINNTIIVNANDSFIFDSETAFKDWLAKTVQDLFDSGTLKFA, from the coding sequence ATGTTAAATAATACAGCGAACCTTGCGATAATATTAAGTGCAATAGATAAAGCAAGTCCTCAAATAAACAATGTAGCTAAGGGATTTGAAAGAATTAAACAAACTGCAGAACAAGCAAAAAAAGCAGCTACTATTGCATTAAGCGCAATTTCTGCTGCTGCAGGTGGAGCGACAAAAACTTTTATAGAATTGGAAAGAAAAATATCTAATGTAAGAACGATGTCAAAGATGACATTTAAAGAAATGGAAAGGGGATTATTAAATCTATCTTCTAAATACGGAAAATCTGCAACTGATCTTGCTGATGCATTATATGATATTGTATCTGCCGGATATGATGGTGCAGAAGCTATGCAAATATTGGAGAGCTCAATAAAAGGTGCAGTCGTTGGTGTCTCTGATATTCCTACTGCAGTCAGTGCGACATTGACTGTATTGCGTTCTTATGGTGATGAAATAAAGAATGCAGATGAAGTTCAAAAATTAATGTTTGCAGGTGTTCAAAAAGGTAGATTAACCATGCAGGATTTAGCTTCGAATATTGGTGAAGTTTTGCCTATTGCTAAAAGTTTTGGAGATAGCTTCAAAAATGCATTACTTACTTTAAGTTTTGGAACACAGGTATTTGGTGGTCAGGCAGATCAAACTGCTAATAGGTTGCAAAACTTATATCAAGATTTACAACAAAAATCAGATGCCTTTGAAAAGCTTGGAATTAAAATTTATGATGCTCAAGGAAAATTTTTGGGATTGAATAAAGTAATGGAACAATTATATAAATTGACTGCTGGAAAATCAACGTCAGAAACGAATGCAATTTTAAATTCTCTTGGTGTTTCTGATACAGCACAGGAAATGATTTTAGCAATAATAAATAATTTTGAAGATTATAAAGCAACGTTGGAAGATGTTGGTAATGTGGATTTTGAATCAAAACTTGACGAGCAATTAAATACATTATCAGCTTCATGGGATAAACTTAAAGAAAGTACAATAAATGTTGCTAGAATATTCGGAAGTTCATTGGCCAAAAATATAAAGAATATAATTGATAAAACTCAAAAAATAGTTTCTGGTATTGGAGAATGGATTTCTAAAAACAAAGAATTTGTTGCATCTTACACTTCTACAATCGTAAAAATTTTATCTGCTACTATAGGATTATTAATGATTCCAAAAATAATAGCATTAATAATGAGTCCTATAACATGGCTATTAGTTGGAGTTGCATTATTAGCTGGAGCATGGACATTAAATTGGGATGGAATAAGAGATAAAACAAAAGAAGTGTGGGGAAAAATAGAACCTATTTTCAACGCTATGAAAAAATGGTTTAATGAAAATCAAAATAAAGTTGTGCAATGGACATGGAATATTCTTGGAAATGCTTGGGATTGGATGAAAAACAACTGGGAAAAAATAGAGCCATATATAAAAAATGCTTTTGATTTAATAATAAAAGCAGGAGAACAACTTATTAAATGGACTTTTGATATTTTAGGTTCTGGGTGGAATTGGTTAATAAATAATTGGGATACAATAAGCGAATATATAAAAAAAGCTTTTTCTTGGTTATGGAATAAAGGAGAACAATTTCTAAAATGGAGTTTTGAAATAACCGGAAAAGCGTGGGAGTGGTTAAAAAATACATGGAAAGAGATAGAACCTTATATTCAAAACGCTTTTAAATATTTGTGGAATAAAGGAAATCAATTTATAGAATGGGGATTAAAAACAAGTGGAGATGCTTGGGATTACATAAAAAACAATTCTCTAAAAGATATAATAGATGATTTAAAAAACAGTTTAAATGAAAATATTGGAACACTAAAAATGAATATGAGTGACGAAACAAAGGGTATTTTAAATAGTATAACTGTCTTAAGCAAAGGCGTATGGGCAACCTTAAAATGGGATTTAAATACATTTCTTGATACGTATAACTTAACAATTGTTCCAATTATTAATGGGTTAAAAGAAGTGATTGTATATGTAAAATGGCAAGAAGCTACAGATAACCAACAAACAATTAACTCTATAATAACAGGTCTTTCTACAAGTTTAGGTGCAAAGTATTTATTAAAACAAGGTTGGGTATTAAGTATAGCTGTTGGATTTACAGTTGGAGCAATGAACTTTCTATCTTCTGGTGTCAGAAAAGATATGCAAAATTTACAAAAAATTTTACAAGGTGAAATGTCGATAAAAGATATAGCAGACAAAACAGGTAGAGAATATACACAACATCTTATTGATATTCTGATGAATGAACCAAATTCAATACGGGGTGGAATTCTTAAAAATATGTTGGATTTATCAAAAGAAGAACCTTCATTAATAAATGATTTTAGAATGTTGGGACTTTCAGTCGGTTTTGCTTTTGCTGATGCATTTAGCACTACCGTTAAGGAAATTATAAATAATTTATTTGGTTGGATAACCAAGAAGACAGAAAAATATACACCTTCAATTAAAGAAAAAGCAACATTTGTTGCTGATAGAACAGCTATTCATTTATCAGATACTGAACAACCTTTTATGTCTGTTGGTCATATTCCAAAATTCGCCACAGGAGCTATACTTGACAGAAACGGTTTTGTATATGGTCCTGGCACAGAAACAAGTGACAGTATCTTAGCAAGAATAAGTAAAGGTGAAGCTATAATTAATGCAAAAAGTGCAAGAAAATATCGAGATTTACTTATAGCAATAAATAACGATACGTTAAAACTTCCAGGATTTGCAGAAGGTTATGTGGAACAGAATTTAAGTTATTTATCAAAATTCAAAGATATTTTACCTAAACAATTAAAAGTTATTTTAGAAACAACAGCAAAACACTCTGAAGATACTGAAGGATATGAAAAACTTGTAGATTCAATAGTAAGTTTGATTAAAATGAATAAAGATATGGACAAACAAATTGGTAAATTAGAAGATACACTTAAAAAACAAATAAATGCATTAAATGAAAATACAAATACAACTAAAAATAACAACAAAAATAACTTAGGAATGGGAAATTTAAGAGAAATAGCAGAAGAAAACCTTAATCCTTTTAGAGAATTAATTGGCAAAATAATACTTAAATTAAATGATAACAAAGAAATAAAAACATACTACAATTTTCAAAAAGATCAATTAGGAAGTTTAGGAAAGATTTTTTCAGGTGGATTTGATATATTAACAGGAAGCATAAGAAATGTGGGAACTTTAGTTGCTGATGGAATTATGAAAACATCATGGGCACAAAATATATCAAATTGGATTAAAAGTAATGCCAAATCAGCTGGAAACGCTATTAGCGGAGGCCTTTCAAGTTTTGGAAATGCAATGGGAGAATTAGGATCACAAATAAGTTTAGATCCGATTTATGGTCCAATATTAGACGGTTTAAAAAACGTTTTTGGTGGTATAACAGGATTACTCGGAGATATATTTGGACCAGTTATTCAAGCAATTATGAGTCTTAGCAATGTAGTAGCTATTTTAAATCCAATAACAACTATTGTAGAAAGTTTAATGACAGTAGTAGGACCCTTAATAAATAGTGCTTTACAACCATTCGTGAATATACTAAAAGCACTTGGACAAATGTTAGGAACATTATTAATACCGTTACTCGATCCATTATTCGCTGGATTACAAGCAATTGGAGCAGTTTTAACTTGGATTTATAACTCAGTTATTGTTCCATTAGGAAGAGGATTTTATATAATATTTGGGATGATTGGAAGTGCTTTTAATTTGTTGTACAATATTGTTTCAGATGTAGTTAAAGGATTAACCTTTGGAGTTGTAGACATAGGAAAAAGAGCTGTAAAAAGTTTTGGTCAAATTGTAAGAGAAGCTAATGAAAAAGTTTCAGAAATTGATATGAACGTTGAACAAAATGTAGAAAATTCCTATCAAAGTCAATATACAAGTACAGTGCAACGTTCGGGTCCAGAAATTATAAATAATACAATTATTGTTAATGCAAATGACAGTTTTATATTTGATTCAGAAACAGCATTTAAAGATTGGTTAGCTAAAACAGTACAAGATTTGTTTGATAGTGGAACTTTGAAATTTGCATAA